The following coding sequences lie in one Agrobacterium vitis genomic window:
- a CDS encoding ABC transporter substrate-binding protein, which yields MRRVSRTLAALMLLLQAVSPVLAEPFDLSPQQPGRLHVERDAKAVAALPSNYKFVSPGTLTVAVAVGSPPIAAYATDASTVVGFDPDLALLVAESLGLKLDLVSVAWADWPLGLASGKYDAVISNVGVTEQRKQKFDFSTYRYGLHGFYVKNDSPIIALKEQKDVAGLRIIVASGTIQERILLEWDKQNRANGLKPLELQYYDDEAAADLALQSGRADANFGSNAMQAWQAATLHRKRLVGTVNAGWPLTADVGVTTRKGSGLAEPIAVAINDLIAGGTYQAALSRWGLSQEGLTQSQVNPPGLPSY from the coding sequence ATGCGGCGGGTAAGCCGGACTCTTGCCGCCTTGATGCTCTTACTGCAAGCGGTTTCGCCGGTCTTGGCCGAACCCTTCGATCTGTCGCCGCAGCAGCCGGGCCGCCTGCATGTAGAACGGGATGCAAAGGCCGTAGCCGCTCTTCCGTCGAATTATAAATTCGTCTCCCCTGGAACCCTGACAGTTGCCGTTGCAGTCGGTTCTCCGCCGATTGCGGCCTATGCAACTGATGCCAGCACGGTGGTTGGTTTCGATCCAGATCTTGCCCTTCTGGTGGCGGAAAGCCTTGGTCTGAAGCTGGACCTGGTTTCGGTTGCCTGGGCGGATTGGCCGCTGGGACTAGCGTCTGGCAAATATGATGCGGTTATCTCCAATGTCGGTGTCACCGAGCAGCGCAAACAGAAATTCGACTTCTCCACCTACCGGTACGGGTTGCATGGCTTTTACGTCAAAAACGACAGCCCGATCATAGCGCTGAAGGAGCAGAAGGATGTTGCCGGTTTGCGGATCATCGTCGCCTCCGGCACGATCCAGGAGCGCATTCTTCTGGAATGGGACAAGCAGAACAGGGCAAACGGTTTGAAACCGCTGGAACTGCAATATTACGATGACGAGGCTGCCGCCGATCTGGCACTGCAATCGGGCCGGGCCGACGCCAATTTCGGATCCAATGCCATGCAAGCCTGGCAGGCAGCAACGCTGCACCGCAAGCGGCTGGTAGGTACCGTCAATGCTGGCTGGCCGTTGACGGCAGATGTCGGTGTCACCACCCGCAAGGGCAGTGGTCTGGCGGAACCGATCGCCGTTGCCATCAACGACTTGATTGCTGGCGGGACATATCAGGCCGCATTGTCGCGCTGGGGTCTTTCCCAGGAAGGACTGACGCAATCGCAGGTCAATCCGCCTGGCCTGCCAAGCTATTGA
- a CDS encoding ABC transporter substrate-binding protein — protein MTFRSIISSLALAGLTALAASGAQAAEKFNLSPDISNRVRAEKNEAAIKAISPTYKFTTPGKFTVAVSPFDPPIATYASDTKTVVGADPDVAQLLADSLGLQLELVPVAWADWPLGVTSGKYDAVITNVTVTEQRKEKFDFSTYRQDVVAFYVKKDSPIKSITKASEVAGLRVIVGSGTNQEKILLEWDRQNVAAGLKPIEPQYYDDNAAADLALQSGRADASFGPNSTRAYSALIKGDTKLVGLVNGGWPLTADIATVTRKDAGLADALTIATNALIKDGKYGEVLKRWNLTAEAIPESRTNPPGLPKSGS, from the coding sequence ATGACCTTTCGGAGCATAATATCAAGCCTTGCGCTTGCGGGATTAACGGCGCTGGCGGCCTCTGGCGCGCAGGCAGCAGAGAAATTCAATCTCAGCCCCGATATATCAAACCGGGTGCGGGCGGAGAAAAATGAAGCGGCGATCAAGGCGATTAGCCCGACCTATAAATTCACCACACCCGGTAAATTCACGGTGGCCGTCAGCCCATTTGATCCGCCGATTGCGACCTACGCCTCTGATACCAAAACCGTTGTGGGGGCTGATCCTGATGTTGCGCAATTGCTGGCGGATTCGCTTGGGCTTCAGCTGGAACTGGTGCCCGTCGCTTGGGCCGATTGGCCGCTCGGCGTAACATCCGGTAAATATGATGCGGTGATTACCAATGTGACCGTGACCGAGCAGCGCAAGGAAAAATTTGATTTTTCCACCTATCGTCAGGATGTCGTTGCTTTTTACGTGAAGAAGGATAGCCCGATCAAATCCATCACCAAAGCCTCCGAAGTGGCAGGTCTGCGGGTGATTGTTGGCTCCGGCACCAATCAGGAGAAAATCCTTCTGGAGTGGGATCGTCAAAATGTTGCCGCTGGCTTGAAGCCGATTGAACCACAATATTATGATGATAATGCTGCCGCTGATCTGGCCCTGCAATCGGGCCGGGCGGATGCGAGTTTCGGCCCCAATTCAACACGCGCCTATAGCGCACTGATCAAGGGTGATACAAAGCTTGTGGGCCTTGTGAATGGCGGCTGGCCGCTGACGGCAGACATTGCCACCGTGACCCGCAAGGATGCGGGACTTGCCGATGCCTTGACCATTGCCACAAACGCTCTGATCAAAGACGGCAAATATGGCGAAGTGCTGAAGCGCTGGAACCTGACGGCGGAAGCCATTCCGGAAAGCCGCACCAACCCGCCTGGCCTGCCGAAGAGCGGTTCGTAA
- a CDS encoding amino acid ABC transporter permease/ATP-binding protein, whose product MALTSDFPGIRHVDVASDEPHDLSRLKIVPARYPARIIGTVFAAVVIIAGLYSTFTNPRWGWSVFAQWFFAEPVLAGLGRTLLLTVLATISGSVLGTALALARVSRSPLLSGLSWGYIWLLRSIPMIVLLLVLNNLGYLYETILIAVPFTGQVLVDYPTVQLLTPFAAAFIGLTLNQSAFFAEIVRGGILSVDQGQLEAAAALGLPRRRQAFRIVLPQAMRTILPTGFNEIIGLAKATSIVYVLALPELFYTVQVIYRRNLEVIPLLMVATAWYLVIMTVLSVAQHYIERHFSKGALRNPKPLPFRSFFGRRVSTVPAVTANRRSALKDLTALRQGGVVRIQNVSKSFGHLKVLDGVDLTLKAGSVTAILGPSGSGKSTFLRSINHLERVDHGFISVDGELVGYNRRGNVLYELKEKDILKRRVEIGMVFQSFNLFPHLTVLENLIEAPIAVLGLPRDEAILLAQELLARVGLSDKIHAYPRQLSGGQQQRVAIARALALKPKVLLFDEPTSALDPELVGEVLDVIKELARTGTTLIIVTHEIGFAREVADTVVFMEGGHILEVDTPERIFTKPSHPRTYEFLAKVL is encoded by the coding sequence ATGGCTCTCACTTCGGACTTTCCAGGCATCCGGCATGTGGATGTCGCCAGCGATGAACCCCATGATCTTTCACGGTTGAAGATCGTTCCTGCCCGCTACCCTGCCAGGATCATCGGCACGGTGTTTGCGGCTGTTGTCATCATTGCCGGGCTCTATTCCACCTTTACCAATCCACGCTGGGGCTGGAGCGTTTTTGCGCAATGGTTCTTTGCTGAGCCGGTTCTGGCTGGGCTGGGCCGGACCCTGTTGCTGACTGTGCTGGCGACCATCAGCGGCTCGGTCCTGGGGACGGCGCTGGCACTGGCGCGGGTATCGCGCTCGCCGCTGCTATCGGGCCTGTCCTGGGGCTATATCTGGTTGTTGCGCTCCATCCCGATGATCGTGCTGCTGCTGGTGCTCAATAATCTCGGCTATCTCTATGAAACCATTCTCATTGCCGTACCCTTTACCGGCCAGGTGCTGGTGGATTACCCGACCGTACAATTGCTGACGCCATTTGCCGCCGCCTTTATCGGGTTGACGCTCAATCAGTCGGCTTTCTTTGCCGAGATCGTTCGCGGCGGCATTCTCTCGGTCGATCAGGGGCAGTTGGAGGCGGCGGCTGCTCTTGGCCTGCCGCGCCGTCGTCAGGCCTTCAGGATTGTGTTGCCCCAGGCGATGCGCACCATCCTGCCGACCGGTTTCAATGAGATCATTGGCCTGGCCAAGGCCACCTCCATTGTCTATGTGCTGGCGCTGCCGGAATTGTTCTATACCGTGCAGGTCATCTATCGCCGCAATCTGGAAGTCATTCCGCTGCTGATGGTCGCTACGGCCTGGTATCTGGTGATCATGACGGTGCTTTCGGTCGCCCAGCACTATATCGAGCGGCATTTTTCCAAGGGCGCCCTGCGCAATCCGAAGCCCCTGCCATTCCGGTCTTTTTTCGGGCGTAGGGTATCGACGGTGCCAGCGGTGACGGCCAATCGCCGGTCTGCCCTCAAGGATCTGACAGCGCTTCGCCAGGGCGGTGTGGTGCGCATCCAGAATGTGTCGAAAAGTTTTGGCCATCTCAAGGTTCTGGATGGTGTCGATCTGACGCTGAAAGCCGGAAGCGTCACGGCAATTCTTGGCCCTTCAGGCTCTGGCAAATCGACGTTTTTGCGCAGCATCAACCATCTGGAGCGTGTCGATCACGGCTTCATCTCGGTCGATGGCGAACTGGTCGGCTATAACAGGCGCGGCAATGTGCTTTACGAGTTGAAGGAGAAGGACATCCTGAAACGGCGCGTCGAGATCGGCATGGTGTTCCAGAGCTTTAATCTCTTCCCACATCTGACGGTGCTTGAAAACCTGATCGAAGCACCGATTGCCGTGCTTGGCCTGCCACGCGACGAGGCCATTCTGCTGGCCCAGGAGCTGTTGGCCCGTGTCGGCCTTAGCGACAAGATCCATGCCTATCCCCGGCAATTGTCCGGTGGCCAACAGCAGCGTGTGGCGATTGCCCGGGCGCTGGCGTTGAAGCCCAAGGTTCTGCTGTTCGACGAGCCGACCTCAGCCCTTGACCCTGAATTGGTGGGGGAAGTGCTTGATGTGATCAAGGAACTGGCGCGCACCGGTACGACGCTGATCATTGTCACACACGAAATCGGCTTTGCCCGCGAAGTGGCCGATACCGTGGTGTTTATGGAAGGCGGCCACATTCTGGAGGTGGACACCCCGGAGCGGATCTTCACGAAGCCATCTCATCCGCGCACCTATGAGTTTTTGGCCAAGGTGCTGTGA
- a CDS encoding GNAT family N-acetyltransferase, producing MCTAMTDTFVYTSPLDPLAKPLIDDLIREYDGRYGTFFSAEGAVAEINRYPAEAFQPPFGNFLLLLRDGQPISGGAFKFYDETTAEFKRIWTHPDYRRQGLARIVLAELEAQAARQGYGRIYLTTGFRQPEAVGLYLKNGYSALFDPAVDPEIHRTLPFEKDIRHLAVGDEKPQLRPERRAVSV from the coding sequence ATGTGCACCGCCATGACCGATACATTCGTTTACACCTCGCCGCTCGATCCCTTGGCAAAGCCGCTGATCGACGATCTGATCCGTGAATATGACGGTCGCTACGGAACGTTTTTCAGCGCGGAAGGCGCGGTCGCGGAAATTAACCGCTATCCGGCAGAAGCCTTTCAGCCGCCGTTCGGCAACTTTCTGCTGTTGCTGCGCGATGGCCAGCCGATCAGCGGGGGTGCTTTCAAGTTCTATGACGAGACCACCGCCGAGTTTAAACGCATCTGGACCCATCCCGATTATCGGCGCCAGGGGCTCGCACGTATCGTGTTGGCCGAACTGGAAGCCCAGGCGGCGCGGCAGGGCTATGGGCGGATCTATCTCACCACCGGTTTTCGCCAGCCGGAGGCGGTCGGGCTCTACCTGAAGAATGGCTATAGCGCCTTGTTCGATCCGGCGGTCGATCCCGAAATCCATCGGACACTGCCCTTCGAGAAGGACATCCGCCATCTCGCCGTAGGCGATGAAAAGCCGCAGCTTCGCCCGGAGCGCCGTGCGGTCTCCGTATAG
- a CDS encoding M20 aminoacylase family protein, with protein MNIAIDSHLGQDRGLKKIRAYLDEIIAFRRELHQNPELAFQEKRTSNLVVSYLASFGYQVEHGIAGTGIVASLKKGSGSRIIGLRADMDALPIHEATGLAHASRTKGVMHACGHDGHTAILVAAARYLAETSEFDGTVRLIFQPAEEIGAGAKKLLAEGLFERFPVDAVFGLHNWPDVPAGHFGFVPGPAMASVDQAHITVVGKGGHGAEPHRGVDPVLASASLITALQSIVSRNVDPREMAVITVGSIHGGSASNVIPESVELKLTVRTFSEDVRQQLSERIPALARAQAESFGARAEVDYRFGFPPVLNHADETAVARQVAVQTFGDDRVIADFKPRTASEDFAFLLQARPGSYLFVGNGDSAPLHSASYDFNDEIILPAAHYWVRLVESYLSSPVSTATL; from the coding sequence ATGAACATCGCCATTGACAGCCACCTGGGGCAAGACCGGGGGCTAAAGAAAATCCGTGCTTATCTGGATGAGATCATCGCCTTTCGGCGGGAACTCCATCAAAATCCAGAATTGGCCTTTCAGGAAAAGCGCACCAGCAATCTGGTCGTCTCCTATCTGGCCTCTTTTGGCTATCAGGTGGAACATGGCATCGCTGGAACGGGTATCGTCGCCAGTCTGAAAAAGGGGAGTGGTAGCCGTATCATCGGTCTTCGCGCCGATATGGACGCCTTGCCCATTCACGAAGCGACAGGGCTTGCCCATGCCAGCCGCACCAAGGGTGTGATGCATGCCTGCGGCCATGACGGGCATACAGCCATCCTGGTTGCGGCGGCCCGCTATCTGGCCGAGACAAGTGAATTTGATGGCACGGTACGGCTGATTTTTCAGCCCGCCGAAGAGATCGGCGCAGGCGCGAAGAAATTACTGGCCGAGGGACTGTTCGAGCGCTTTCCCGTCGATGCGGTGTTTGGCCTGCACAATTGGCCGGATGTTCCCGCCGGTCATTTCGGCTTCGTGCCGGGTCCCGCCATGGCCTCCGTCGATCAGGCCCATATCACCGTGGTCGGCAAGGGCGGCCATGGGGCGGAACCGCATCGGGGCGTCGATCCAGTGTTGGCGTCGGCCTCTTTGATCACCGCCCTGCAAAGCATTGTGTCGCGCAATGTCGATCCGCGTGAAATGGCGGTAATTACCGTCGGCTCGATCCATGGCGGTTCGGCGTCCAATGTCATTCCCGAAAGTGTCGAGTTGAAGCTGACGGTGCGCACGTTCAGCGAAGATGTCAGGCAACAGCTCAGCGAACGCATCCCGGCACTGGCGCGTGCCCAGGCCGAAAGCTTTGGGGCGAGGGCAGAGGTCGATTATCGCTTCGGTTTTCCGCCCGTTCTCAATCATGCCGATGAAACAGCCGTTGCCCGCCAGGTGGCGGTGCAAACCTTCGGTGATGACAGGGTGATTGCCGATTTCAAACCGCGCACCGCAAGCGAGGACTTTGCTTTTCTGCTGCAGGCGCGGCCCGGCAGCTATCTGTTTGTCGGCAATGGCGACAGCGCTCCGCTGCACAGCGCGTCCTATGACTTCAACGACGAGATCATTCTGCCCGCCGCTCACTACTGGGTGCGGCTGGTGGAGAGCTACCTGTCATCCCCGGTTTCGACCGCCACTCTCTAG
- a CDS encoding LLM class flavin-dependent oxidoreductase gives MSKKSINFGVMLHGPGGHMNAWKHPSVPADASVNFPFYVETVRKAEAAGLAFAFVADGLYINEHSIPHFLNRFEPIAILSALAASTSKIGLVGTISTSYSDPFTVARQFASIDHISGGRAGWNAVTTPLEGSGRNYSREHPEHSLRYQIAEEYLDVVKGLWDSWDDDAFVRDRDTGAFFDQKKLHRLDHKGRFFRVEGPLNIGRSRQGQPVVFQAGSSDSGIHLAGKHADAVFTNGASFEEGQAFAKQVKQSAIAQGRSASDVLIFPGIGPIIGATQEEADEKYRAISALVTIEEALLFLGRFFDHHDFRQYPLDEPFPELGDLGKNSFRSTTDKIKKNAREKGQTLREVALEAATPRSTFVGTPDRIADEIIRWVDGGAADGFILGFPVITEGLDDFVAHVLPRLEARGYFDRNLQGDTLRDHLGLPFRESRYAATSADETTTRAAS, from the coding sequence ATGAGCAAGAAATCCATCAATTTTGGCGTGATGTTGCACGGTCCGGGCGGTCACATGAATGCCTGGAAACATCCAAGCGTTCCCGCTGACGCCAGCGTCAACTTTCCCTTCTATGTTGAAACCGTCCGTAAGGCGGAAGCTGCTGGTCTCGCCTTCGCCTTTGTCGCCGACGGACTGTATATCAACGAGCATTCCATTCCGCATTTTCTCAACCGGTTCGAGCCGATTGCCATTCTCTCGGCACTGGCCGCATCCACCTCAAAAATCGGGCTGGTCGGGACGATTTCCACCTCCTATTCGGACCCGTTTACCGTTGCCCGGCAATTTGCCTCTATTGATCATATCAGCGGCGGACGGGCCGGATGGAATGCGGTGACCACGCCGCTGGAAGGCTCCGGCCGCAATTATAGCCGCGAACATCCCGAGCACTCGCTGCGCTACCAGATTGCCGAGGAATATCTGGATGTGGTCAAGGGCCTCTGGGACAGTTGGGACGATGACGCCTTCGTGCGCGACCGCGATACGGGTGCGTTCTTTGACCAGAAAAAGCTGCATCGGCTGGATCATAAGGGCCGCTTCTTCCGCGTCGAGGGTCCGCTCAATATTGGCCGCTCCCGGCAGGGTCAACCGGTGGTGTTTCAGGCTGGGTCTTCGGATTCAGGCATTCATCTCGCGGGCAAACATGCCGATGCCGTCTTTACCAATGGCGCGAGTTTCGAAGAAGGGCAGGCCTTTGCCAAGCAAGTCAAGCAGAGCGCCATTGCCCAAGGCCGTAGCGCCAGCGATGTGCTGATTTTCCCCGGCATCGGACCGATTATTGGTGCAACGCAGGAAGAAGCGGATGAAAAATATCGGGCAATCAGCGCCTTGGTAACGATTGAAGAAGCATTGCTGTTTTTGGGCCGGTTCTTCGATCATCATGATTTCCGCCAGTATCCGCTGGATGAGCCTTTCCCGGAGCTTGGTGATCTCGGCAAGAACAGTTTCCGCTCCACCACCGACAAGATCAAGAAAAACGCCAGAGAAAAGGGCCAGACCTTGCGCGAAGTGGCGCTGGAAGCTGCAACACCCCGCAGCACCTTTGTCGGCACACCCGACCGGATCGCTGATGAGATCATCCGCTGGGTCGATGGCGGTGCTGCCGATGGCTTCATTCTGGGCTTTCCGGTCATCACGGAAGGACTGGATGACTTTGTCGCCCATGTGCTGCCACGTCTTGAAGCGCGGGGCTATTTTGATCGCAATCTACAGGGTGACACGTTGCGCGATCATCTCGGCCTGCCTTTCCGTGAAAGCCGCTATGCGGCGACATCAGCTGACGAGACCACAACAAGGGCGGCCAGCTAG
- a CDS encoding MsnO8 family LLM class oxidoreductase — protein sequence MTYALSLLDKSPVEPGAVAADALKATVALALRAEDLGYRRFWLAEHHNLPALASSAPEALIAYLLARTSRLRIGSGGVMLQHYSAYKVAETFNLLAALAQGRVDLGVGKAPGGFPYATHALQAGRKAAAPADFEEQLEDLNRYLLADAAAANTLLATPVPPVPAERFLLGASVASAKLAAAKGWTLVFAGHLNGDQHNLQETFDVYRRETGGKVPVLALAALATDTQETARSLVADIKIFKVILANGQSVNVGNPEQAAEFARQSGVSDYRVEEKTPHVLAGTGEQVRKELDTLHATLGVSEFIIDIPVAQSALRLNAIELIAGSRLSLAA from the coding sequence ATGACCTATGCCCTTAGCCTGCTTGACAAAAGCCCGGTCGAACCGGGTGCTGTTGCCGCCGATGCCCTGAAAGCCACGGTCGCTCTTGCCTTGCGCGCCGAAGACCTTGGCTATCGGCGCTTCTGGCTTGCGGAACATCACAACCTGCCGGCGCTTGCCAGTTCGGCGCCAGAGGCGCTGATCGCCTATCTCCTGGCCAGGACGTCGCGGCTCAGGATCGGTTCCGGCGGCGTCATGCTTCAGCATTACAGCGCCTATAAGGTTGCAGAAACCTTCAACCTGCTGGCAGCGCTGGCGCAGGGCCGGGTTGATCTGGGTGTCGGCAAGGCACCGGGTGGATTTCCCTACGCCACCCATGCCCTGCAAGCCGGTCGGAAAGCGGCTGCCCCTGCCGATTTCGAGGAACAGCTTGAGGATTTGAACCGCTATCTGCTGGCGGATGCCGCTGCTGCCAATACCTTGCTGGCAACGCCGGTGCCGCCCGTTCCGGCAGAGCGTTTTCTGCTTGGCGCCAGTGTCGCCAGCGCAAAGCTGGCTGCGGCAAAAGGTTGGACGCTGGTTTTCGCCGGTCATTTGAATGGCGACCAGCACAATCTGCAGGAGACCTTCGATGTTTACCGTCGTGAAACCGGTGGCAAAGTTCCCGTTCTGGCTCTGGCCGCTTTGGCGACCGACACGCAAGAGACTGCCCGAAGCCTCGTGGCTGACATCAAGATCTTCAAGGTGATTCTGGCCAATGGTCAAAGCGTCAATGTCGGTAATCCCGAACAGGCCGCCGAGTTTGCTCGTCAGTCCGGCGTCTCGGATTACCGGGTTGAAGAAAAGACCCCGCATGTTCTGGCAGGCACGGGCGAGCAAGTCCGCAAGGAGCTCGATACCCTTCATGCCACGCTTGGAGTGAGCGAATTCATCATCGACATCCCCGTTGCGCAGTCGGCTCTTCGGCTGAATGCCATTGAGTTGATTGCCGGTTCGCGCCTGTCTCTTGCCGCCTGA
- a CDS encoding LacI family DNA-binding transcriptional regulator yields the protein MTGTPEQPGSPVKRTREGSGRARLEEVARRACVSTATVSRAFNTPERVSPETRERIFSTAKALGWVPNAAGRALASNRTHIAGVIIPTLDNEIFSHQVGAMQRVFAEHGLNLLIACSNYDPELGFQQAKAMIERGVEALALAGESHPQALYDNLDNLGIPYVLTYAYRQGASHAMVGFDNAAAFARMTDYLLGLGHRRIAVVMQPKDNNDRVVARLSGITTALSAAGLELSPDHLISDKASLDFGIESAKRLAQEPTDIRPTAIICGNDTLALGVLMGLAQMGASVPGDFSVTGFDDLELSSRLSPALTTMFVDNKEIGRIAAEQLVLCLGGEIASPQSREISVSLHIRESTAAPPTR from the coding sequence ATGACTGGAACGCCCGAACAGCCTGGATCGCCTGTGAAACGCACCCGTGAAGGCAGCGGCAGGGCAAGGCTGGAGGAGGTTGCGCGAAGGGCTTGCGTTTCGACAGCCACGGTTTCTCGTGCGTTCAATACGCCCGAAAGGGTTTCTCCTGAAACACGCGAGCGCATTTTCTCGACCGCCAAGGCCCTGGGTTGGGTTCCCAATGCTGCGGGCCGGGCGTTGGCATCGAACCGCACCCATATTGCCGGTGTCATCATTCCAACGCTGGACAATGAAATCTTCTCCCATCAGGTCGGTGCAATGCAGCGGGTGTTTGCCGAACACGGATTGAACCTGCTGATCGCCTGTTCGAATTACGATCCTGAACTGGGTTTCCAGCAGGCAAAAGCCATGATTGAGCGCGGCGTGGAGGCGCTGGCGCTGGCTGGCGAATCCCATCCTCAGGCGCTCTACGACAATCTGGACAATCTCGGCATTCCCTATGTGCTGACCTATGCCTATCGACAGGGCGCCTCGCATGCCATGGTGGGCTTCGACAATGCCGCAGCCTTTGCCCGGATGACCGATTATCTTCTCGGCCTTGGCCATCGACGCATCGCTGTCGTCATGCAGCCCAAAGACAATAATGACCGCGTGGTAGCGCGCCTCAGTGGTATCACAACCGCTCTTAGCGCAGCAGGATTGGAACTTTCGCCCGATCATTTGATCAGCGACAAGGCCAGTCTGGATTTTGGCATCGAAAGCGCCAAGCGGCTCGCGCAAGAGCCAACGGACATCCGTCCGACTGCGATCATTTGCGGAAACGATACTCTGGCACTCGGCGTGCTGATGGGCCTGGCACAGATGGGAGCAAGCGTTCCGGGCGATTTTTCGGTGACGGGTTTCGACGATCTGGAACTCTCGTCCCGACTGTCTCCGGCACTTACCACGATGTTTGTCGATAATAAGGAAATCGGTCGCATTGCCGCAGAACAACTCGTTCTGTGTCTTGGAGGCGAGATAGCCTCGCCTCAATCCCGGGAAATATCGGTCAGCTTGCATATTCGGGAAAGTACAGCGGCCCCGCCAACGAGATAG
- a CDS encoding MFS transporter has product MSTIVSSEPSAPLGSTQAKAPPRVRRMQITSLCLLVVAGVINYMDRGTLAVANHRITEDMGLTLGEMGLLLSAFSWSYALAQLPVGAMVDRLGPRRLLGFGLVFWSLAQAAGGFVTSFTQFILSRIGLGIGEAPQFPSAARVVSNWFPVSKRGVPTGIFNSASPLGTAIAPLLLTQLLIVLDWRWVFIITGAAGLVMAVLWFMLYRDPKDMGLTAEERSYLSSETEEKQQKVTLADWGQLFSYRATWGMILGYFGNVYLNWVYLSWLPSYLVNERHMSLARTGFMASVPFFCGFIGCLVAGWLSDKIIKKTEASPVRGRRIPVVIAMLGMAAFTVPAALVADNNIAIFCISVVIFLTNAASACSWALVTAVAPKNRVASLGSLQNFGGFLGGSLAPIATGFIAEYSSFVPALLTGAAIAFVGAASYFFLVREPMDQS; this is encoded by the coding sequence ATGAGCACCATTGTCAGTTCCGAGCCCTCGGCCCCGCTGGGGTCAACCCAAGCCAAGGCACCGCCGCGTGTCCGGCGCATGCAGATCACCTCGCTTTGCCTGCTGGTGGTGGCTGGCGTCATCAATTACATGGATCGTGGGACGCTGGCGGTTGCCAATCATCGGATCACCGAAGACATGGGTTTGACCCTCGGTGAAATGGGCCTGCTACTCTCGGCATTTTCCTGGAGCTATGCGCTGGCGCAGCTTCCGGTTGGAGCAATGGTGGACCGTCTCGGACCGCGTCGCCTTTTGGGTTTCGGTCTGGTGTTCTGGTCGCTGGCCCAGGCCGCCGGAGGTTTTGTCACGTCCTTTACCCAGTTTATCCTGAGCCGCATCGGTCTGGGCATTGGTGAAGCGCCGCAATTTCCGTCGGCTGCCCGGGTTGTCAGCAACTGGTTCCCGGTGAGTAAGCGCGGCGTGCCAACAGGCATCTTCAATTCAGCCTCTCCACTGGGCACAGCTATCGCGCCTCTGCTCCTGACACAGCTTCTGATCGTTCTGGATTGGCGCTGGGTCTTCATCATCACCGGTGCCGCTGGCCTTGTCATGGCCGTGCTCTGGTTCATGCTGTATCGTGACCCAAAGGATATGGGGCTGACCGCTGAGGAACGCTCGTACCTCTCTTCGGAGACGGAAGAAAAGCAGCAGAAGGTGACGCTTGCCGATTGGGGCCAGCTGTTTTCCTATCGCGCAACCTGGGGCATGATCCTTGGCTACTTCGGCAATGTTTACCTTAACTGGGTTTATCTCAGCTGGTTGCCATCCTATCTGGTCAATGAACGGCACATGAGCCTTGCCCGCACCGGTTTCATGGCCTCCGTCCCGTTCTTTTGCGGCTTTATCGGCTGCCTCGTGGCTGGCTGGCTTTCCGACAAGATCATTAAGAAAACGGAGGCTTCACCGGTCCGTGGTCGTCGCATTCCTGTTGTCATCGCCATGCTCGGCATGGCCGCCTTCACCGTGCCTGCGGCGCTGGTTGCCGACAATAACATTGCGATTTTCTGCATTTCCGTGGTGATTTTCCTCACCAATGCCGCCTCTGCCTGCTCTTGGGCGCTGGTGACAGCCGTTGCTCCGAAAAACCGGGTGGCGTCGCTGGGGTCGCTACAAAATTTCGGCGGCTTCCTGGGTGGCTCGCTGGCTCCGATCGCAACGGGTTTCATTGCGGAATACTCGTCTTTCGTGCCTGCCTTGCTGACGGGTGCCGCTATCGCCTTTGTGGGTGCCGCCAGCTACTTCTTCCTGGTTCGTGAACCGATGGACCAGTCATGA